The following is a genomic window from Streptosporangiales bacterium.
ACCCACCGGAGTCTTCACCCGCATCGCCCAGCGACTCCTCGCCCTCACCTCCGGCATCTGGACCAACTGGACCACCGGCGTCACCAGCAAACGATCACTAACCGCCTACGACCACTGACCAAGGAATCAACCATCTAGGCGCTGCCGTACCGGACGCAATAGTAGTGCTACCAGTCGCCTACGGCGACTGCCTATCCGGCATCCACTGCGGCTTCGCCGACCTCCAAGCAACCGGCCACATCGACCGCGTACCGCGCCTGGTAGCCGTCGAGCTGTTCCACGCCCTAGACCAGGCCCTCACGTCCCTCGCGCCCACTGCGCCCGCCGGGTCCACCGCGCCCGCCGGGTCCACCGCGCCCGCCGCCATTGGCAACCACGGCAACCACTGCGACGACGACCACGGCAGCGGTGGCCAGGGCGGTGCTGGCGCTGAGGGCGTCCACGGCGGTGATGGCGGCGACGGCGTCCACGACGGCCACGGCGGCCACGGCGGCCACGGCGGCCACGGCGGCCACGGCGGCGGTGACGGCCGTACCGACGTCGGTGGCGTCCACGACGGTGGCGGCGGCGAGCCAGCACTTGGGCCGGTGCCGATCACGAGCACGGCGGCGTTCTCCATCGGCGGTCCGTACAACACCCGCCAGGCCGTACAAGCGATCTGCGCGACCGGCGGGCGAGCGGTGCCGGTCACCGAGGAACAGCTGCTCGCCGACCAACGACAGCTGGCAGCGACCGAGGGCCTGTTCGTCGAAGCCGCCTCCGCCGCAACCATCGCGGCCGTCCGCAAGCAAGCCGCGGACGCCTGGCTAGCCCCGCACGAGACCGTCGTCTGCCTACTCACCTCGACGGCCCTGAAGGACCCAGCGTCCGCCGCCTCCCTCCCGACCGCCACTGCCGTCGACCTAGCCCATACCACCCCCGCCGCCGCGCTCGACGCCCTGGACCGCAAGCACGTGCACTAGCCAGTCTCTCCACGCTGCGCGGACGTGCGGTTGCCCACACGTCCGCGCCCGCCAGCGCTGGCTCTGGGCTGTCCGCGCGTCCCGCGCCGCCCGTAATGCCTGCCGAGCCCACGGTGCCCGTCGACCGCGCCCGCCAGCGCTGGGTCGTGGGCTGTCCGTCGCTCCGCGCCGCGGTAGTGCTTGCCCGGGCCGCGGTAGCCGTCGGCCTCGTCGCCCGCGCCGGCTGTGGTGCTTGGCGAGTCCACGATTCGCGTCGGCCGCGTTTGCTCGTGCCGGCCGTTGTGCTTGACGAACCCACGGTGCCCGTCGACCGCGTCTGCCCGCGCCGGCCGTGGGCTGTCTGCCGTTCCGCGCCACCGTAGTGCTTGCCCGGGCCGCGGTAGCCGTTGGCCTCGTCGCCCGCGCCGGCTGTGGATTTGTCCCTGCCTCCCGACCGTGGTGTTCGCCCGAGCCCCTCTGGCTCGCGACTTCGCCCACCACCCCGACGGCCGCGCTCGACGCCTCCGACCCCACAGCGCCCTAGCCCCCACGCTGGCACCGGGTCGACTCACGTCCCGCACTGGTCGTCGTGCTGAACTCCTCGATTCGAGGGGCACCACTCGCCGGCGCGGCCGTCCACAGGTTCTCCGCGGCCCCTTGGGTCGCACCGTCCGGCTGCCGATGTCACGGGTATGCCAGGGAAGAAGACTGAGCGCGCAACCTCCCGGGTGAATCGGGTGATGCCGGCGGCTGCCACCGGTTGGCTGCCGGCCGAGGCGGTTACAGAGCCTGCGGCCGGTGCTACGACTCGCGGCAAGCTGCGTGCAGAACCGGAGCCACAACTACCTCGACGCACCCACGCCGCCCCGCCCGCCGCGGCACGCCGGGGTGACCGCAACGGTTCGGACGGTGTGGCGCATGGGGGCGGTGATGGCTCGCCTGGCAGGGCGCGCCGGGGCGGCCCCAACGGACCGTCCGGCGTGGCCCGTCGGGGCCGCGCCGACCCGCCTGCAGAGGCGCGCCAGGGTGCTCGCAACGGTTCGGACGGTGTGGCCGATGGTCGTGATGACTCGCCTGGCAAGGTGCGCCGGGGCGGCCGCAACGGTTCGGACGGTGTGGCCGATGGTCGTGATGACTCGCCTGGCAAGGTGCGCCGGGGCGGCCGCAACGGTTCGGACGGTGTGGCGCCTCGGGGCCGCGACAACCCGCGCAGCGAGCCACCCCCCGACGTTCCGCCAGACGAGGCCCGCCGGGACGACCAGGTTGAGCCGCCGGGCCGACGGCGCCCGGCCCACGCGCCGGGGCCCGACCTCCGCACTGCCGTCCGTACGGCGGTCGCGGCCAAGCTGCCGGCCACGCTGCGCGGCGCGAGGTACAGCCCCGGCAGGCGGGGCTGGCGTGCGCTGGTCGTGGTCGCACTGCTGGCCGCGCTCATCAGTGGCGGCCTGTGGTGGCGGGGCAGGTCGGTACCTGCCGAGGTGCCGCCAGTGACCGCCGCGACCAGCCAAGCCCCGGCGTCGAGCACATCGTCCGCGCCGGCGAAGCGGATCGTCGTCGACGTCGCGGGCAAGGTACGCCGTCCCGGCATCGTGCGCCTGCCGGCGGGGTCACGCGTCATCGACGCGATCCGTGCGGCGGGTGGACTGCGCCCGGGCGCCAAGACCGTCGGGCTCAACCTGGCGCGCAAACTGTCCGACGGCGAGCAGATCCTCGTCGACGTGCCTGCCGCAGTGTCCCAGGCCGCTACCGTGCCGCCAGGTACCGGCGGGCCGGCGGGCACGGCCGGGCCGAAGATCGACCTCAACGCCGCCGATCTGACCCAGCTCGAGGAGTTGCCCGGTGTCGGTCCTGTCCTGGCGCAACGCATCATCGACTACCGCACCAAACACGGCGGCTTCCAGGCCGTCAACGAACTGAAGGACGTGTCCGGCATCGGTCCGGCGCGTTATGCCGACATCTCGTCGCGGGTGCAGGTATGAGCACTACGCGTGGATTGGGGGTGGTGCCGAGCCAGGTACCGGACCTACGCCTCGGCGGTGCGGCCGTGGCAGGTTGGCTGGTCGCCCTGGGCTTGCTCGGCACGTCCGCCGGCACCGCCATCGCGGTGAGCATCGTGGGGGTGATCGTGACGGTGGCCACGCGAGTGTTGTTGCGGTCCCGGCCACGGCTGCGGTGGTCGGTCCCGGCGGTCCTCGCCTGTGCCACGGCAGCCGCGGCGTGCACGGCTGCGCACCTGGCGGTGCTCGGCTCCGGGCCGATACCGCGGTGGGCCGCGGCTGGGAGCAGTGTCCACGCCGAGCTCGTCGTCTCCGGCGACCCCATGCTGGTCAAGGAGAAGCCTGCCGCGAGCTGGCAGCGGCGCTCGGTCACGGTCCGCGCGAGCCTCCGGCGGGTAGCGCGGCAGGGGGACGCCTACACCGGCCGGCAGCCGGTGCTGGTGATCACCAGCGAACCGGGTTGGCGACGGCTCACGCCCGGCCAGCGGCTGAGGGTGACGGGAACGCTGGCGAGGCCGCTGGACGACGGCACGTTCGCTGCGGTGCTCTACGCGCGGTCGCCGCCGCGGCCGGTGGGGCGACCGCCACCGGTGCAGCGGGTCGCCGCCGGTTTGCGGGCCGGGTTGCGCGACGCGGTTGGCGTGCTGCCGGGAGAGGCGCGCGGGCTGATACCTGGCCTGGTGGTCGGCGACACCTCGTTGCTGTCGACGCGGCTGGAG
Proteins encoded in this region:
- a CDS encoding IS982 family transposase, coding for PTGVFTRIAQRLLALTSGIWTNWTTGVTSKRSLTAYDH
- a CDS encoding pyridoxal-phosphate dependent enzyme, yielding MLPVAYGDCLSGIHCGFADLQATGHIDRVPRLVAVELFHALDQALTSLAPTAPAGSTAPAGSTAPAAIGNHGNHCDDDHGSGGQGGAGAEGVHGGDGGDGVHDGHGGHGGHGGHGGHGGGDGRTDVGGVHDGGGGEPALGPVPITSTAAFSIGGPYNTRQAVQAICATGGRAVPVTEEQLLADQRQLAATEGLFVEAASAATIAAVRKQAADAWLAPHETVVCLLTSTALKDPASAASLPTATAVDLAHTTPAAALDALDRKHVH
- a CDS encoding ComEA family DNA-binding protein, which translates into the protein MPGKKTERATSRVNRVMPAAATGWLPAEAVTEPAAGATTRGKLRAEPEPQLPRRTHAAPPAAARRGDRNGSDGVAHGGGDGSPGRARRGGPNGPSGVARRGRADPPAEARQGARNGSDGVADGRDDSPGKVRRGGRNGSDGVADGRDDSPGKVRRGGRNGSDGVAPRGRDNPRSEPPPDVPPDEARRDDQVEPPGRRRPAHAPGPDLRTAVRTAVAAKLPATLRGARYSPGRRGWRALVVVALLAALISGGLWWRGRSVPAEVPPVTAATSQAPASSTSSAPAKRIVVDVAGKVRRPGIVRLPAGSRVIDAIRAAGGLRPGAKTVGLNLARKLSDGEQILVDVPAAVSQAATVPPGTGGPAGTAGPKIDLNAADLTQLEELPGVGPVLAQRIIDYRTKHGGFQAVNELKDVSGIGPARYADISSRVQV